The nucleotide window TCCACCTTGATTTTCTCTTAGTAATGGGACTAATTTTTGAGAAAGAACTCGTGTTTCAGAAGGGACAAGTATGACATTCATATAGAGGCTTTGCATGACAGTTTCATCCATAAAGAAACTGTCATTTGCTTAACTGTTTTATCAAACCATCAACTGCTTATCAACTGCACAGAttttgaatttaaatacaaaCTTATCCATAAACAGAATTGAATAATAGCTTGTTCACATGTAATTTTAAACTctgatcaattttcataattatatatacacacatgtaTAGCTGCATATCAGTAAAACTTTGTGCAATGTCTAGTTCTATACATAAGCTATATCAATagcttacaatctccccttgAACTTGAGATTGCCTTAAGTCATGTCTGAATACTATCACacatcatatatatacataaaattGATCAACTGGAGAGTGCACTGTGAGTTTAAAACACTTAAGTTATTTAAATTCAACTGATTAAGAATTCTGTCAATAATGCCTGCTTAAAGGAACCTAAGAACAGTATGGTGAATAAAGATAAACACCAGCATTCCAAGATCACCTTGCAACAGACTAATATCACATGAATTTCTGCTATAGCAGCAGTATAAGCATACTTTGTGTTATAAATGCATTCAATCACAGGCATGCTCGAAGTCCTACCAAGTTTCTATTAATCCAAATTTCTAAattaataaaaacaaagtaaatTATATTCCACTGTAAAATTTTATCACAATCTGCATCCTATACATATTGCCATTCAATGAATTGCAAACTGAAAGTTGTACAACTTGATTTTAGCAGATAATTAATTGGATAAAACCTTAATAATATAACTGCATTTTATTGATCATatcacaacttaaataacaGAACTACTAGTCAATACTAACTTTTGGGATAAAGCTTATATGTTCTTCAGCATCAAACAGTGTCTGTAATGCCCATATTTGCAGCATGTTTCACAAATTTAGCCACTGGTAAAGCCTTAGTCAATGGATCTGCTAATTGCTCTTTTGTTCCAATCTTTTCAACTTCAATTTCATTATCTCCAACACTTTCCCGTAATGCAAAGTACTTGACATCAATGTTTCTGGAACCTGAGGACCTCTTGTTATTCTTTGAGAAAAAGACTGCTGATGcattatcacaataaatcacCATAGGCTTTTCAATAGAACTTATCAATTTCAAATgagaaataaaatttctcagccacaatGCATGACCTGTTGCCTCAAAAATGGCAATGTATTCAGCCTgaaaagttgttgttgccgtcaAGGTCTGTTTGGCAGTCTTCCATGAAATGGCTCCACCTGCTAGAAGAAATATATAACCAGATGTTGACTTTAAGTCATCTATGTCTGATTTGTAGGATGCATCTGTATAGGCCTCTACTTCCAGTtctttttcatttaattttctGTAAACTAACATGTGATTTCTGGTTTTCTTCAAATATCTTAGTACTTTCTTGCCTGCTATCCAATGCTCATGACCTGCATTTGATTGAAACCTTGAAAGCATGTTTACTGCAAATGAAATATCAGGCCTTGTACAAATTTGAGCATACATCAAACTCCCCACCACTCTTGCATATGGCACATTCTTCATGCTCTCTACTTCCAACATATTTTTAGGACACTAGCCCTTATGGAGCCTATCTCCTTTAGATATTGGTGCATCACCTGACTTGTAGCCTTGCATTccaaatctttgcaatattttATCCACATAATTCTTCTGAGATAGACCTAAAGCATATTGCTTTCTGTTTCTGGTTATCTCAATGCCTAGCACATAATGTGCTTCTCCCATATCCTTCATATCAAATCGACTCAAAAGAAAGGCTTTCGTTTCTTTCAACAAACAAATGTTGCTACTTGCAAGTAAAATGTTATCAACATACAGAATAAGCAAAATAAAATTGCTCCCACAGGTCTTAAGATAAATGCACTCAtctaatttattttccaaaaaaccAAATTGAGTGATTACCTTATCAAACTTGAGGTACCATTGCCTGGAAGCTTGCTTACGACCATATATTGATTTTTTGAGCTTGCAAACCTTGCTTTCATCTTCTGCAAAACCATCTAGTTGCAACATATAAATTTCTTCATGCAAATCACCAttcaaaaatgcagttttgacatccatctggtgtaactcaagatcaaagtgtgCTACTAGGGCCATGATGACTCTGAACGCATCTTTGGTTAAGACTGGAGAGAAAGCCTCATTATAATCAATTCCTTCCTTCTGATTATAGCTCTTGGCCACCAATCTAGCTTTGTATCTCTCAATCTTCCCATCTGAAtccctttttgttttgaataCCCATTTACATCCTATAGGCTTGGCATTGCATGGTTTGTCAACCAAAGACCACACACCATTTTGTGCCATGCTGTGAAGCTCATCCTCCATTGCCAACCTCCATTTTGCACTGTTTACTGACTGCATAGCTTATGCAACTAAGGTTGGATCATCCTCATCTCCAATGTCAGTTTCTTCTATAGTTAAATACACTTTATAATCATCTGGTATGGCTGATTTTCTAGCTCTTGTAGATCTTCTCAAGACTATAGGATGTGGTTCTTCTTCTATTGGTGCTGCATTCACATTAACTTGCTGTTCTTCTAGCCTTTGTACTTCAACTTGCTGCTCAGTTGCAATTTGTTCATTCTGAACATTATCCATGCTATGAATTGTAGTTCCTGCTTGCTGTGCTATAACTTCGGCTTGTTCATCATTTGGAATGAGATTTAAATCCAAAGTTGAATTGCTGGTGCAGTTCTAATCTGGGATTGCTAACTCACTGCTATCCTGGTATACAAACCATTCTTCTATATTGTTATCTACTTGTGAAGTTTCCATATCAGCTTCAATATCCTTTTCAGCATTGTTATCGAAGACTTCATCATAGAATGTGGCTCTGTGTGATTCTACAATTCTTGTACTTTTTCTTGGACAATAAAATCTGAACCCCTTTGATTTTTCACAGTAGCCAACAAAATAGCCACTGACTGATTGTGAATCAAGTTTTTCATCTGTTGCATTGTGAACTCTGATCTCTGCATTGCAGCCCCATACATGAAAGTGATTCAAACTAGGTTTGTATCCACACCAGAGTTCAAAAGGGGTTTTTAGCACAGCCTTGCTTGGAgttctattgcaaatataatttgctgtTTTTAAAGCTTCTCCCCACCAAAATTTTGGTAGTCCTGATCTCACTATCATGCTCCTAACCATGTTGATCAATGTTCTATTTCTCCTTTCTGAgactccattttgttgtggagtatATGGTGTAGTGTATTGTGCCATAATTCCACATTCCTGCAAGTGCAAAGCAAAAGGACCCTTATGTTGTCCTCGTTCAGAATACCTGCCATAGTACTCACCTCCCCTATCTGACCTGATAGACTTAACGACCATGCCAGTTCAACCTCAACCTTATAGATTTTGAAGAATTCCAAAGtttgtgatttttcagaaattaaatAGATATGACAATACCTTGAAAAATCATCGATGAAAGTTATGAAATAGCAGTTTCCACATATTGTGTTAACTGGAAAAGGGCCACAGATGTCTATATGAATCAATTCAAGCAAATGCTCACTTCTTTTTTATCCTGTCTTTCTAGCATTTGTCATTTTACCCTTTAAACAGTCAACACAAGTTTCAAAGTCAGCAAAGTTTAAATGAGGCAAAATTTCTTGTTTAACTAGTTCAACCAATCTTTGTTTTGAAATATAACCAAGTCTTTGTGCCACAGAAAAGATGAAGAATCacaaaattttctctttgaacTTGGTCTGTTTAGAAAGAAAAtatctttgctttcattttctgCTGAAACATTTGTGCAATCAACACACCAGTAACCATTCAAAAGTGCAGCATCaccaaaacatttcaaattaaAATAGAACTTCATAACTTTATTATTACTAGAGAAGCTGAAGCCATTGTTTGCTACAAATTGAGATCTAGAAATCAAGTTCCTACTTATACTTGGAATACAATAGACATTGTTCAAT belongs to Rosa chinensis cultivar Old Blush chromosome 4, RchiOBHm-V2, whole genome shotgun sequence and includes:
- the LOC121052808 gene encoding secreted RxLR effector protein 161-like; the protein is MLEVESMKNVPYARVVGSLMYAQICTRPDISFAVNMLSRFQSNAGHEHWIAGKKVLRYLKKTRNHMLVYRKLNEKELEVEAYTDASYKSDIDDLKSTSGYIFLLAGGAISWKTAKQTLTATTTFQAEYIAIFEATGHALWLRNFISHLKLISSIEKPMVIYCDNASAVFFSKNNKRSSGSRNIDVKYFALRESVGDNEIEVEKIGTKEQLADPLTKALPVAKFVKHAANMGITDTV